A single Cnuibacter physcomitrellae DNA region contains:
- a CDS encoding ferrochelatase — translation MSEATTGAVNVGQQRVRNASPAAADGPEHVSEPTAYDAILLASFGGPEGQEDVIPFLRNVTRGRGIPDERLEEVAHHYRHFGGVSPINAQNRELKAALEAELADRGIDLPVIWGNRNWDPYLADALRDAHADGHRTLIAIATSAYSSYSSCRQYREDFAAALAETGLEGELVIDKVRQFFDHPGFVAPFIDGLEAGLAEVTTANPEIDLTTEVEVLFTTHSIPTADAGKSGPASRGFGEGGAYEAQHRAVAEVVMAAVDSAEGVPWQLVFQSRSGPPSQPWLEPDINDVIASAPERGIKAVVIVPIGFVSDHMEVMWDLDNEAMESCREAGIHGVRVPTPGVDPAYVSGLVDLVIERIVGTPGSARPATTELGPWYDVCRPGCCENARLGFRPALAGLAP, via the coding sequence GTGAGCGAGGCCACCACCGGTGCGGTGAACGTCGGTCAGCAGCGCGTCCGCAACGCGAGCCCCGCCGCCGCGGACGGGCCCGAGCACGTCAGCGAGCCCACCGCGTACGACGCCATCCTCCTCGCCTCCTTCGGCGGCCCGGAGGGTCAGGAGGACGTGATCCCGTTCCTCCGCAACGTCACGCGCGGACGCGGCATCCCCGACGAGCGACTCGAGGAGGTCGCGCACCACTACCGCCACTTCGGCGGGGTGAGCCCGATCAACGCCCAGAACCGCGAGCTCAAGGCCGCTCTCGAGGCCGAGCTCGCCGACCGGGGCATCGACCTCCCCGTCATCTGGGGCAACCGCAACTGGGATCCCTATCTCGCGGATGCCCTGCGCGACGCCCACGCCGACGGGCACCGCACCCTCATCGCGATCGCGACGAGCGCCTACAGCTCGTACTCGAGCTGCCGCCAGTACCGCGAGGACTTCGCCGCCGCCCTCGCCGAGACGGGCCTGGAGGGCGAGCTCGTCATCGACAAGGTGCGTCAGTTCTTCGATCACCCCGGGTTCGTCGCCCCGTTCATCGACGGCCTCGAGGCGGGCCTGGCGGAGGTGACCACGGCGAACCCGGAGATCGACCTCACCACCGAGGTGGAGGTGCTGTTCACCACGCACTCCATCCCGACGGCGGATGCGGGGAAGTCCGGTCCGGCGTCGCGCGGCTTCGGGGAGGGCGGCGCCTACGAGGCGCAGCACCGGGCGGTGGCCGAGGTGGTCATGGCCGCCGTCGACTCCGCGGAGGGCGTGCCCTGGCAGCTCGTGTTCCAGTCCCGGTCGGGCCCGCCCTCGCAGCCGTGGCTCGAGCCCGACATCAACGACGTCATCGCCTCCGCCCCCGAGCGGGGCATCAAGGCCGTCGTCATCGTGCCCATCGGCTTCGTCTCCGACCACATGGAGGTGATGTGGGACCTCGACAACGAGGCGATGGAGTCCTGCCGTGAGGCCGGGATCCACGGTGTGCGGGTCCCGACCCCCGGGGTCGACCCGGCGTACGTGTCCGGTCTCGTCGACCTCGTGATCGAGCGGATCGTCGGCACCCCCGGTTCCGCCCGTCCGGCGACCACCGAGCTCGGTCCCTGGTACGACGTCTGCCGGCCCGGCTGCTGCGAGAACGCCCGCCTGGGCTTCCGGCCGGCGCTCGCGGGCCTCGCTCCGTGA
- the hemC gene encoding hydroxymethylbilane synthase produces the protein MTPLRIATRGSALARAQTEAVAASIVEASGLEVEIVVIQSEGDRIKDSLSSLGGTGVFASALREALLADECDVVVHSLKDLPTQPYPGLRIGAVPIREDPRDALCARDGLSLDELPPGARVGTGSPRRIAQLRAVRPDLEIVDIRGNIDTRLGRVESGDLDAVVLAAAGLSRLGRLDSASDLFPLDLWPTAPGQGALAIEIREGDSIPELLSIEHPPTRTAVFAERAVLAALEAGCAAPVGATAVVDDDELLLAATVYAPSGAEEIGCSRSAQLLGDDALVASLLGQAVAQQLLEDGAGEIAPIGVPAPTDSAPSDGVWPGDRP, from the coding sequence ATGACACCCCTTCGCATCGCAACCAGAGGCAGTGCCCTCGCCCGAGCGCAGACGGAGGCCGTCGCCGCCTCGATCGTCGAGGCGTCGGGCCTCGAGGTCGAGATCGTCGTGATCCAGTCCGAGGGAGACCGGATCAAGGACTCGCTGTCCTCGCTCGGGGGGACGGGCGTGTTCGCCAGCGCCCTGCGCGAGGCGCTGCTGGCCGACGAGTGCGACGTGGTCGTGCACTCCCTCAAGGACCTGCCCACCCAGCCGTACCCTGGGCTGCGCATCGGCGCCGTGCCCATCCGCGAGGATCCGCGTGACGCGCTGTGCGCCCGAGACGGCCTCTCGCTCGACGAGCTGCCGCCCGGTGCCAGGGTCGGGACGGGTTCGCCGCGGCGGATCGCGCAGCTGAGGGCCGTCCGGCCCGACCTCGAGATCGTCGACATCCGGGGCAACATCGACACCAGGCTGGGTCGGGTCGAGTCGGGAGACCTCGACGCGGTCGTCCTGGCTGCCGCCGGGCTGTCCCGTCTCGGTAGGCTGGATTCGGCATCCGACCTCTTCCCGCTCGACCTCTGGCCGACGGCCCCCGGTCAGGGTGCGCTCGCGATCGAGATCCGAGAGGGTGACAGCATTCCCGAGCTGCTGAGCATCGAGCATCCGCCCACGCGCACGGCGGTCTTCGCCGAGCGCGCGGTGCTGGCCGCCCTCGAGGCGGGCTGCGCGGCTCCCGTCGGCGCCACCGCCGTCGTCGATGACGACGAGCTGCTGCTGGCGGCCACCGTCTACGCGCCGTCCGGAGCCGAGGAGATCGGCTGCTCGCGCTCGGCTCAGCTGCTCGGCGATGATGCGCTCGTCGCGTCGCTCCTCGGTCAGGCCGTCGCCCAGCAGCTGCTCGAGGACGGAGCGGGCGAGATCGCGCCCATCGGCGTGCCCGCGCCGACCGACTCGGCGCCCTCCGACGGCGTGTGGCCGGGGGACCGGCCGTGA